A single bacterium DNA region contains:
- a CDS encoding reverse transcriptase/maturase family protein: protein MASEDITREHMIRAWYSFARGKSHRADVAAFAFDLETNLQQLYHDLTTGRYRHGRYRMFTRCDPKPRAIAVPSVRDQVVHHLLVTAIGPFFERRFHPHSYASRPRKGVLAAVETVQRWIASCSDGGRTSCFALRMDVRRFFASVDHRVLLALLAQWVPAVWMYLCVEVLRSFETGHPSPSCSPSPRGRGEGEGRHGIPLGNLTSQLFANVYLHELDRVVAHDLHVRHYARYMDDWVVVGRDPAALHAAAQHGRTFLRDALRLDAPPEKTSIVPVTRGVDWLGFRIFPHHRVLRPTTVRHLRRRIHHRVFAALDGDPPHDRLHATFASYDGLLRTARSGREREFMHLLERCVD, encoded by the coding sequence ATGGCATCAGAAGACATAACACGGGAGCACATGATACGCGCGTGGTATTCGTTCGCACGTGGGAAGTCGCACCGCGCGGACGTTGCCGCGTTCGCATTTGATCTTGAGACGAATTTGCAACAACTGTACCATGATCTCACGACGGGTCGGTATCGGCATGGACGCTATCGCATGTTCACGCGATGTGATCCCAAGCCGAGAGCAATAGCGGTGCCGTCCGTGCGCGATCAGGTTGTGCATCATCTGCTTGTCACGGCCATCGGCCCTTTCTTTGAGCGACGCTTCCATCCACATTCGTACGCCTCTCGACCGCGTAAGGGCGTGCTCGCCGCCGTGGAGACCGTGCAGCGGTGGATCGCCTCCTGTTCGGATGGTGGCCGCACGTCGTGCTTCGCATTGCGCATGGACGTGCGGCGATTCTTCGCGTCGGTGGATCACCGCGTGCTCCTCGCACTACTCGCGCAGTGGGTACCTGCAGTGTGGATGTACTTGTGCGTCGAGGTGCTCCGGAGTTTTGAGACAGGACACCCCTCCCCCTCCTGCTCCCCCTCCCCCCGAGGACGCGGAGAGGGGGAGGGTCGGCATGGCATCCCGCTCGGTAACCTCACATCGCAGCTCTTTGCGAATGTCTATCTCCATGAGCTCGACCGTGTCGTTGCGCACGACCTCCATGTTCGTCACTATGCGCGGTACATGGATGATTGGGTGGTCGTCGGACGTGATCCCGCTGCCCTCCATGCCGCTGCACAGCACGGTCGTACGTTCCTCCGCGATGCGCTCCGTCTCGACGCGCCTCCGGAGAAAACGAGCATCGTGCCGGTGACACGCGGCGTGGACTGGCTTGGGTTTCGTATCTTTCCGCACCACCGCGTCCTTCGGCCTACAACAGTGCGACATCTCCGTCGTCGTATACATCATCGCGTGTTTGCGGCGCTCGATGGTGATCCTCCACACGATCGTCTCCATGCGACATTTGCCTCATACGATGGGTTGCTCCGCACCGCACGCAGCGGGCGGGAGCGCGAGTTCATGCATCTTCTCGAGCGGTGCGTTGATTGA